In Macaca fascicularis isolate 582-1 chromosome X, T2T-MFA8v1.1, one DNA window encodes the following:
- the RBM10 gene encoding RNA-binding protein 10 isoform X8, with protein sequence MEYERRGGRGDRTGRYGATDRSQDDGGENRSRDHDYRDMDYRSYPREYGSQEGKHDYDDSSEEQSAEIRGQLQSHGVQAREVRLMRNKSSGQSRGFAFVEFSHLQDATRWMEANQHSLNILGQKVSMHYSDPKPKINEDWLCNKCGVQNFKRREKCFKCGVPKSEAEQKLPLGTRLDQQTLPLGGRELSQGLLPLPQPYQAQGVLASQALSQGSEPSSENANDTIILRNLNPHSTMDSILGALAPYAVLSSSNVRVIKDKQTQLNRGFAFIQLSTIEAAQLLQILQALHPPLTIDGKTINVEFAKGSKRDMASNEGSRISAASVASTAIAAAQWAISQASQGGEGAWATSEEPPVDYSYYQQDEGYGNSQGTESSLYAHGYLKGTKGPGITGTKGDPTGAGPEASLEPGADSVSMQAFSRAQPGAAPGIYQQSAEASSSQGTAANSQSYTIMSPAVLKSELQSPTHPSSALPPATSPTAQESYSQYPVPDVSTYQYDETSGYYYDPQTGLYYDPNSQYYYNAQSQQYLYWDGERRTYVPALEQSADGHKETGAPSKEGKEKKEKHKTKTAQQIAKDMERWARSLNKQKENFKNSFQPISSLRDDERRESATADAGYAILEKKGALAERQHTSMDLPKLASDDRPSPPRGLVAAYSGESDSEEEQERGGPEREEKLTDWQKLACLLCRRQFPSKEALIRHQQLSGLHKQNLEIHRRAHLSENELEALEKNDMEQMKYRDRAAERREKYGIPEPPEPKRRKYGGISTASVDFEQPTRDGLGSDNIGSRMLQAMGWKEGSGLGRKKQGIVTPIEAQTRVRGSGLGARGSSYGVTSTESYKETLHKTMVTRFNEAQ encoded by the exons TGGTGGTCGTGGTGACAGGACTGGGCGCTATGGAGCCACTGACCGCTCGCAGGATGATGGTGGGGAGAACCGCAGCCGAGACCACGACTACCGGGACATGGACTACCGTTCATATCCCCGCGAGTACGGCAGCCAGGAGGGCAAGCACGACTATGACGACTCATCTGAGGAGCAGAGTGCGGAG ATCCGTGGCCAGCTGCAGTCCCACGGCGTGCAAGCACGGGAGGTTCGGCTGATGCGGAACAAATCTTCAG GTCAGAGCCGGGGCTTCGCCTTCGTCGAGTTTAGTCACTTGCAGGACGCTACACGATGGATGGAAGCCAATCAG CACTCCCTCAACATCCTGGGCCAGAAGGTGTCGATGCACTACAGCGACCCCAAGCCCAAGATCAATGAGGACTGGCTGTGCAATAAG TGTGGCGTCCAGAACTTCAAACGCCGAGAGAAGTGCTTCAAATGTGGCGTGCCCAAGTCAG AGGCAGAGCAGAAGCTGCCCCTCGGCACGAGACTGGATCAGCAGACACTGCCACTGGGTGGCCGGGAGCTGAGCCAGGGCCTGCTTCCCCTGCCGCAGCCCTACCAGGCCCAGGGAGTCCTGGCCTCCCAAGCCCTGTCACAAGGCTCAGAGCCAAGCTCAGAGAACGCCAATGACA CCATCATTTTGCGCAACCTGAACCCACACAGCACCATGGATTCCATCCTGGGGGCCCTGGCACCCTATGCAGTGCTGTCCTCCTCCAACGTGCGCGTCATAAAGGACAAGCAGACCCAACTGAACCGCGGCTTTGCCTTCATCCAGCTCTCCACCATC GAGGCAGCCCAGCTGCTGCAGATCCTGCAAGCCCTGCACCCACCACTCACCATCGACGGCAAGACCATCAATGTTGAGTTTGCCAAGGGTTCTAAGAG GGACATGGCCTCCAATGAAGGCAGTCGCATCAGTGCTGCCTCTGTGGCCAGCACTGCCATTGCTGCGGCCCAGTGGGCCATCTCACAG GCCTCCCAAGGTGGGGAGGGTGCCTGGGCCACCTCCGAGGAGCCGCCGGTCGACTACAGCTACTACCAACAGGATGAGGGCTATGGCAACAGCCAGGGCACAGAGTCTTCCCTCTATGCCCATGGCTACCTCAAGGGCACCAAGGGCCCTGGCATCACTGGAACCAAAGGGGACCCCACCGGAGCGG gtcctgaggcctccctagagcCTGGGGCTGACTCTGTGTCGATGCAGGCTTTCTCTCGCGCCCAGCCTGGTGCTGCCCCTGGCATCTACCAACAATCAGCCGAGGCAAGCAGCAGCCAGGGCACTGCTGCCAACAGCCAG TCGTATACCATCATGTCACCCGCTGTGCTCAAATCTGAGCTCCAGAGCCCTACCCATCCTAGTTCTGCTCTCCCACCGGCCACCAGCCCCACTGCCCAGGAATCCTACAGCCAGTACC CTGTTCCCGATGTCTCCACCTACCAGTACGATGAGACCTCCGGCTACTACTATGACCCCCAGACCGGCCTCTACTATGACCCCAACTCCCAG TATTACTACAATGCTCAAAGCCAGCAGTACCTGTACTGGGATGGGGAGAGGCGGACCTATGTTCCCGCCCTGGAGCAGTCGGCTGATGGGCATAAGGAGACGGGGGCACCCTCGAAGGAGGgcaaagagaagaaggagaagcaCAAGACCAAGACAGCTCAACAG ATTGCCAAGGACATGGAACGCTGGGCCCGCagtctcaacaaacaaaaagaaaacttcaaaaatagtTTCCAGCCTATCAGCTCCCTGCGAGATGACGAGAGGCGGGAGTCGGCCACTGCAGATGCTGGCTATGCCATCCTCGAGAAGAAG GGAGCACTAGCCGAGAGACAGCACACCAGCATGGATCTCCCGAAATTGGCCAGTGACGACCGCCCA AGCCCTCCGAGAGGGCTGGTGGCAGCCTACAGCGGGGAGAGTGACAgtgaggaggagcaggagcgtggGGGCCCCGAGCGGGAGGAGAAGCTCACCGACTGGCAGAAGCTGGCCTGTCTGCTCTGCCGACGCCAGTTCCCCAGCAAAGAGGCGCTCATCCGGCACCAGCAGCTCTCAGGGCTCCACAAG CAAAACCTTGAGATTCACCGGCGAGCCCACTTGTCAGAAAACGAGCTAGAAGCACTAGAGAAGAATGACATGGAG CAAATGAAGTACCGGGACCGTGCAGCTGAACGCAGAGAGAAGTATGGCATCCCCGAGCCGCCAGAGCCCAAGAGGAGGAAGTACGGCGGCATATCCACAGCCTCCGT AGACTTCGAGCAGCCTACTCGGGACGGGCTGGGCAGTGACAACATTGGCAGTCGCATGCTCCAGGCCATGGGCTGGAAAGAGGGCAGCGGCCTGGGCCGCAAGAAGCAGGGCATTGTAACGCCCATCGAG GCCCAAACACGGGTGCGGGGCTCCGGCCTGGGTGCACGGGGCAGCTCCTACGGGGTCACCTCAACCGAGTCCTACAAGGAGACACTGCACAAGACAATGGTGACCCGCTTCAACGAGGCCCAGTGA
- the RBM10 gene encoding RNA-binding protein 10 isoform X2, whose product MSGSPPLTARAEKVSVDAGRGGGESLQEASPRLADHGSSSGGGWEVKRSQRLRRGPSSPRRPYQDMEYERRGGRGDRTGRYGATDRSQDDGGENRSRDHDYRDMDYRSYPREYGSQEGKHDYDDSSEEQSAEDSYEASPGSETQRRRRRRHRHSPTGPPGFPRDGDYRDQDYRTEQGEEDEEEEDEEEEEKASNIVMLRMLPQAATEDDIRGQLQSHGVQAREVRLMRNKSSGQSRGFAFVEFSHLQDATRWMEANQHSLNILGQKVSMHYSDPKPKINEDWLCNKCGVQNFKRREKCFKCGVPKSEAEQKLPLGTRLDQQTLPLGGRELSQGLLPLPQPYQAQGVLASQALSQGSEPSSENANDTIILRNLNPHSTMDSILGALAPYAVLSSSNVRVIKDKQTQLNRGFAFIQLSTIEAAQLLQILQALHPPLTIDGKTINVEFAKGSKRDMASNEGSRISAASVASTAIAAAQWAISQASQGGEGAWATSEEPPVDYSYYQQDEGYGNSQGTESSLYAHGYLKGTKGPGITGTKGDPTGAGPEASLEPGADSVSMQAFSRAQPGAAPGIYQQSAEASSSQGTAANSQSYTIMSPAVLKSELQSPTHPSSALPPATSPTAQESYSQYPVPDVSTYQYDETSGYYYDPQTGLYYDPNSQYYYNAQSQQYLYWDGERRTYVPALEQSADGHKETGAPSKEGKEKKEKHKTKTAQQIAKDMERWARSLNKQKENFKNSFQPISSLRDDERRESATADAGYAILEKKGALAERQHTSMDLPKLASDDRPSPPRGLVAAYSGESDSEEEQERGGPEREEKLTDWQKLACLLCRRQFPSKEALIRHQQLSGLHKQNLEIHRRAHLSENELEALEKNDMEQMKYRDRAAERREKYGIPEPPEPKRRKYGGISTASVDFEQPTRDGLGSDNIGSRMLQAMGWKEGSGLGRKKQGIVTPIEAQTRVRGSGLGARGSSYGVTSTESYKETLHKTMVTRFNEAQ is encoded by the exons TGGTGGTCGTGGTGACAGGACTGGGCGCTATGGAGCCACTGACCGCTCGCAGGATGATGGTGGGGAGAACCGCAGCCGAGACCACGACTACCGGGACATGGACTACCGTTCATATCCCCGCGAGTACGGCAGCCAGGAGGGCAAGCACGACTATGACGACTCATCTGAGGAGCAGAGTGCGGAG GATTCCTACGAGGCCTCCCCGGGCTCCGAGACTCAGCgtaggcggcggcggcggcacaGGCACAGCCCCACCGGCCCGCCGGGCTTCCCCCGAGACGGCGACTATCGGGACCAGGACTATCGGACCGAGCaaggggaggaggatgaggaggaggaggatgaggaggaggaggagaaggccaGTAACATCGTCATGCTGAGGATGCTGCCACAGGCAGCCACTGAGGATGAC ATCCGTGGCCAGCTGCAGTCCCACGGCGTGCAAGCACGGGAGGTTCGGCTGATGCGGAACAAATCTTCAG GTCAGAGCCGGGGCTTCGCCTTCGTCGAGTTTAGTCACTTGCAGGACGCTACACGATGGATGGAAGCCAATCAG CACTCCCTCAACATCCTGGGCCAGAAGGTGTCGATGCACTACAGCGACCCCAAGCCCAAGATCAATGAGGACTGGCTGTGCAATAAG TGTGGCGTCCAGAACTTCAAACGCCGAGAGAAGTGCTTCAAATGTGGCGTGCCCAAGTCAG AGGCAGAGCAGAAGCTGCCCCTCGGCACGAGACTGGATCAGCAGACACTGCCACTGGGTGGCCGGGAGCTGAGCCAGGGCCTGCTTCCCCTGCCGCAGCCCTACCAGGCCCAGGGAGTCCTGGCCTCCCAAGCCCTGTCACAAGGCTCAGAGCCAAGCTCAGAGAACGCCAATGACA CCATCATTTTGCGCAACCTGAACCCACACAGCACCATGGATTCCATCCTGGGGGCCCTGGCACCCTATGCAGTGCTGTCCTCCTCCAACGTGCGCGTCATAAAGGACAAGCAGACCCAACTGAACCGCGGCTTTGCCTTCATCCAGCTCTCCACCATC GAGGCAGCCCAGCTGCTGCAGATCCTGCAAGCCCTGCACCCACCACTCACCATCGACGGCAAGACCATCAATGTTGAGTTTGCCAAGGGTTCTAAGAG GGACATGGCCTCCAATGAAGGCAGTCGCATCAGTGCTGCCTCTGTGGCCAGCACTGCCATTGCTGCGGCCCAGTGGGCCATCTCACAG GCCTCCCAAGGTGGGGAGGGTGCCTGGGCCACCTCCGAGGAGCCGCCGGTCGACTACAGCTACTACCAACAGGATGAGGGCTATGGCAACAGCCAGGGCACAGAGTCTTCCCTCTATGCCCATGGCTACCTCAAGGGCACCAAGGGCCCTGGCATCACTGGAACCAAAGGGGACCCCACCGGAGCGG gtcctgaggcctccctagagcCTGGGGCTGACTCTGTGTCGATGCAGGCTTTCTCTCGCGCCCAGCCTGGTGCTGCCCCTGGCATCTACCAACAATCAGCCGAGGCAAGCAGCAGCCAGGGCACTGCTGCCAACAGCCAG TCGTATACCATCATGTCACCCGCTGTGCTCAAATCTGAGCTCCAGAGCCCTACCCATCCTAGTTCTGCTCTCCCACCGGCCACCAGCCCCACTGCCCAGGAATCCTACAGCCAGTACC CTGTTCCCGATGTCTCCACCTACCAGTACGATGAGACCTCCGGCTACTACTATGACCCCCAGACCGGCCTCTACTATGACCCCAACTCCCAG TATTACTACAATGCTCAAAGCCAGCAGTACCTGTACTGGGATGGGGAGAGGCGGACCTATGTTCCCGCCCTGGAGCAGTCGGCTGATGGGCATAAGGAGACGGGGGCACCCTCGAAGGAGGgcaaagagaagaaggagaagcaCAAGACCAAGACAGCTCAACAG ATTGCCAAGGACATGGAACGCTGGGCCCGCagtctcaacaaacaaaaagaaaacttcaaaaatagtTTCCAGCCTATCAGCTCCCTGCGAGATGACGAGAGGCGGGAGTCGGCCACTGCAGATGCTGGCTATGCCATCCTCGAGAAGAAG GGAGCACTAGCCGAGAGACAGCACACCAGCATGGATCTCCCGAAATTGGCCAGTGACGACCGCCCA AGCCCTCCGAGAGGGCTGGTGGCAGCCTACAGCGGGGAGAGTGACAgtgaggaggagcaggagcgtggGGGCCCCGAGCGGGAGGAGAAGCTCACCGACTGGCAGAAGCTGGCCTGTCTGCTCTGCCGACGCCAGTTCCCCAGCAAAGAGGCGCTCATCCGGCACCAGCAGCTCTCAGGGCTCCACAAG CAAAACCTTGAGATTCACCGGCGAGCCCACTTGTCAGAAAACGAGCTAGAAGCACTAGAGAAGAATGACATGGAG CAAATGAAGTACCGGGACCGTGCAGCTGAACGCAGAGAGAAGTATGGCATCCCCGAGCCGCCAGAGCCCAAGAGGAGGAAGTACGGCGGCATATCCACAGCCTCCGT AGACTTCGAGCAGCCTACTCGGGACGGGCTGGGCAGTGACAACATTGGCAGTCGCATGCTCCAGGCCATGGGCTGGAAAGAGGGCAGCGGCCTGGGCCGCAAGAAGCAGGGCATTGTAACGCCCATCGAG GCCCAAACACGGGTGCGGGGCTCCGGCCTGGGTGCACGGGGCAGCTCCTACGGGGTCACCTCAACCGAGTCCTACAAGGAGACACTGCACAAGACAATGGTGACCCGCTTCAACGAGGCCCAGTGA
- the RBM10 gene encoding RNA-binding protein 10 isoform X5, with translation MSGSPPLTARAEKVSVDAGRGGGESLQEASPRLADHGSSSGGGWEVKRSQRLRRGPSSPRRPYQDMEYERRGGRGDRTGRYGATDRSQDDGGENRSRDHDYRDMDYRSYPREYGSQEGKHDYDDSSEEQSAEIRGQLQSHGVQAREVRLMRNKSSGQSRGFAFVEFSHLQDATRWMEANQHSLNILGQKVSMHYSDPKPKINEDWLCNKCGVQNFKRREKCFKCGVPKSEAEQKLPLGTRLDQQTLPLGGRELSQGLLPLPQPYQAQGVLASQALSQGSEPSSENANDTIILRNLNPHSTMDSILGALAPYAVLSSSNVRVIKDKQTQLNRGFAFIQLSTIVEAAQLLQILQALHPPLTIDGKTINVEFAKGSKRDMASNEGSRISAASVASTAIAAAQWAISQASQGGEGAWATSEEPPVDYSYYQQDEGYGNSQGTESSLYAHGYLKGTKGPGITGTKGDPTGAGPEASLEPGADSVSMQAFSRAQPGAAPGIYQQSAEASSSQGTAANSQSYTIMSPAVLKSELQSPTHPSSALPPATSPTAQESYSQYPVPDVSTYQYDETSGYYYDPQTGLYYDPNSQYYYNAQSQQYLYWDGERRTYVPALEQSADGHKETGAPSKEGKEKKEKHKTKTAQQIAKDMERWARSLNKQKENFKNSFQPISSLRDDERRESATADAGYAILEKKGALAERQHTSMDLPKLASDDRPSPPRGLVAAYSGESDSEEEQERGGPEREEKLTDWQKLACLLCRRQFPSKEALIRHQQLSGLHKQNLEIHRRAHLSENELEALEKNDMEQMKYRDRAAERREKYGIPEPPEPKRRKYGGISTASVDFEQPTRDGLGSDNIGSRMLQAMGWKEGSGLGRKKQGIVTPIEAQTRVRGSGLGARGSSYGVTSTESYKETLHKTMVTRFNEAQ, from the exons TGGTGGTCGTGGTGACAGGACTGGGCGCTATGGAGCCACTGACCGCTCGCAGGATGATGGTGGGGAGAACCGCAGCCGAGACCACGACTACCGGGACATGGACTACCGTTCATATCCCCGCGAGTACGGCAGCCAGGAGGGCAAGCACGACTATGACGACTCATCTGAGGAGCAGAGTGCGGAG ATCCGTGGCCAGCTGCAGTCCCACGGCGTGCAAGCACGGGAGGTTCGGCTGATGCGGAACAAATCTTCAG GTCAGAGCCGGGGCTTCGCCTTCGTCGAGTTTAGTCACTTGCAGGACGCTACACGATGGATGGAAGCCAATCAG CACTCCCTCAACATCCTGGGCCAGAAGGTGTCGATGCACTACAGCGACCCCAAGCCCAAGATCAATGAGGACTGGCTGTGCAATAAG TGTGGCGTCCAGAACTTCAAACGCCGAGAGAAGTGCTTCAAATGTGGCGTGCCCAAGTCAG AGGCAGAGCAGAAGCTGCCCCTCGGCACGAGACTGGATCAGCAGACACTGCCACTGGGTGGCCGGGAGCTGAGCCAGGGCCTGCTTCCCCTGCCGCAGCCCTACCAGGCCCAGGGAGTCCTGGCCTCCCAAGCCCTGTCACAAGGCTCAGAGCCAAGCTCAGAGAACGCCAATGACA CCATCATTTTGCGCAACCTGAACCCACACAGCACCATGGATTCCATCCTGGGGGCCCTGGCACCCTATGCAGTGCTGTCCTCCTCCAACGTGCGCGTCATAAAGGACAAGCAGACCCAACTGAACCGCGGCTTTGCCTTCATCCAGCTCTCCACCATCGTG GAGGCAGCCCAGCTGCTGCAGATCCTGCAAGCCCTGCACCCACCACTCACCATCGACGGCAAGACCATCAATGTTGAGTTTGCCAAGGGTTCTAAGAG GGACATGGCCTCCAATGAAGGCAGTCGCATCAGTGCTGCCTCTGTGGCCAGCACTGCCATTGCTGCGGCCCAGTGGGCCATCTCACAG GCCTCCCAAGGTGGGGAGGGTGCCTGGGCCACCTCCGAGGAGCCGCCGGTCGACTACAGCTACTACCAACAGGATGAGGGCTATGGCAACAGCCAGGGCACAGAGTCTTCCCTCTATGCCCATGGCTACCTCAAGGGCACCAAGGGCCCTGGCATCACTGGAACCAAAGGGGACCCCACCGGAGCGG gtcctgaggcctccctagagcCTGGGGCTGACTCTGTGTCGATGCAGGCTTTCTCTCGCGCCCAGCCTGGTGCTGCCCCTGGCATCTACCAACAATCAGCCGAGGCAAGCAGCAGCCAGGGCACTGCTGCCAACAGCCAG TCGTATACCATCATGTCACCCGCTGTGCTCAAATCTGAGCTCCAGAGCCCTACCCATCCTAGTTCTGCTCTCCCACCGGCCACCAGCCCCACTGCCCAGGAATCCTACAGCCAGTACC CTGTTCCCGATGTCTCCACCTACCAGTACGATGAGACCTCCGGCTACTACTATGACCCCCAGACCGGCCTCTACTATGACCCCAACTCCCAG TATTACTACAATGCTCAAAGCCAGCAGTACCTGTACTGGGATGGGGAGAGGCGGACCTATGTTCCCGCCCTGGAGCAGTCGGCTGATGGGCATAAGGAGACGGGGGCACCCTCGAAGGAGGgcaaagagaagaaggagaagcaCAAGACCAAGACAGCTCAACAG ATTGCCAAGGACATGGAACGCTGGGCCCGCagtctcaacaaacaaaaagaaaacttcaaaaatagtTTCCAGCCTATCAGCTCCCTGCGAGATGACGAGAGGCGGGAGTCGGCCACTGCAGATGCTGGCTATGCCATCCTCGAGAAGAAG GGAGCACTAGCCGAGAGACAGCACACCAGCATGGATCTCCCGAAATTGGCCAGTGACGACCGCCCA AGCCCTCCGAGAGGGCTGGTGGCAGCCTACAGCGGGGAGAGTGACAgtgaggaggagcaggagcgtggGGGCCCCGAGCGGGAGGAGAAGCTCACCGACTGGCAGAAGCTGGCCTGTCTGCTCTGCCGACGCCAGTTCCCCAGCAAAGAGGCGCTCATCCGGCACCAGCAGCTCTCAGGGCTCCACAAG CAAAACCTTGAGATTCACCGGCGAGCCCACTTGTCAGAAAACGAGCTAGAAGCACTAGAGAAGAATGACATGGAG CAAATGAAGTACCGGGACCGTGCAGCTGAACGCAGAGAGAAGTATGGCATCCCCGAGCCGCCAGAGCCCAAGAGGAGGAAGTACGGCGGCATATCCACAGCCTCCGT AGACTTCGAGCAGCCTACTCGGGACGGGCTGGGCAGTGACAACATTGGCAGTCGCATGCTCCAGGCCATGGGCTGGAAAGAGGGCAGCGGCCTGGGCCGCAAGAAGCAGGGCATTGTAACGCCCATCGAG GCCCAAACACGGGTGCGGGGCTCCGGCCTGGGTGCACGGGGCAGCTCCTACGGGGTCACCTCAACCGAGTCCTACAAGGAGACACTGCACAAGACAATGGTGACCCGCTTCAACGAGGCCCAGTGA
- the RBM10 gene encoding RNA-binding protein 10 isoform X1: MSGSPPLTARAEKVSVDAGRGGGESLQEASPRLADHGSSSGGGWEVKRSQRLRRGPSSPRRPYQDMEYERRGGRGDRTGRYGATDRSQDDGGENRSRDHDYRDMDYRSYPREYGSQEGKHDYDDSSEEQSAEDSYEASPGSETQRRRRRRHRHSPTGPPGFPRDGDYRDQDYRTEQGEEDEEEEDEEEEEKASNIVMLRMLPQAATEDDIRGQLQSHGVQAREVRLMRNKSSGQSRGFAFVEFSHLQDATRWMEANQHSLNILGQKVSMHYSDPKPKINEDWLCNKCGVQNFKRREKCFKCGVPKSEAEQKLPLGTRLDQQTLPLGGRELSQGLLPLPQPYQAQGVLASQALSQGSEPSSENANDTIILRNLNPHSTMDSILGALAPYAVLSSSNVRVIKDKQTQLNRGFAFIQLSTIVEAAQLLQILQALHPPLTIDGKTINVEFAKGSKRDMASNEGSRISAASVASTAIAAAQWAISQASQGGEGAWATSEEPPVDYSYYQQDEGYGNSQGTESSLYAHGYLKGTKGPGITGTKGDPTGAGPEASLEPGADSVSMQAFSRAQPGAAPGIYQQSAEASSSQGTAANSQSYTIMSPAVLKSELQSPTHPSSALPPATSPTAQESYSQYPVPDVSTYQYDETSGYYYDPQTGLYYDPNSQYYYNAQSQQYLYWDGERRTYVPALEQSADGHKETGAPSKEGKEKKEKHKTKTAQQIAKDMERWARSLNKQKENFKNSFQPISSLRDDERRESATADAGYAILEKKGALAERQHTSMDLPKLASDDRPSPPRGLVAAYSGESDSEEEQERGGPEREEKLTDWQKLACLLCRRQFPSKEALIRHQQLSGLHKQNLEIHRRAHLSENELEALEKNDMEQMKYRDRAAERREKYGIPEPPEPKRRKYGGISTASVDFEQPTRDGLGSDNIGSRMLQAMGWKEGSGLGRKKQGIVTPIEAQTRVRGSGLGARGSSYGVTSTESYKETLHKTMVTRFNEAQ, translated from the exons TGGTGGTCGTGGTGACAGGACTGGGCGCTATGGAGCCACTGACCGCTCGCAGGATGATGGTGGGGAGAACCGCAGCCGAGACCACGACTACCGGGACATGGACTACCGTTCATATCCCCGCGAGTACGGCAGCCAGGAGGGCAAGCACGACTATGACGACTCATCTGAGGAGCAGAGTGCGGAG GATTCCTACGAGGCCTCCCCGGGCTCCGAGACTCAGCgtaggcggcggcggcggcacaGGCACAGCCCCACCGGCCCGCCGGGCTTCCCCCGAGACGGCGACTATCGGGACCAGGACTATCGGACCGAGCaaggggaggaggatgaggaggaggaggatgaggaggaggaggagaaggccaGTAACATCGTCATGCTGAGGATGCTGCCACAGGCAGCCACTGAGGATGAC ATCCGTGGCCAGCTGCAGTCCCACGGCGTGCAAGCACGGGAGGTTCGGCTGATGCGGAACAAATCTTCAG GTCAGAGCCGGGGCTTCGCCTTCGTCGAGTTTAGTCACTTGCAGGACGCTACACGATGGATGGAAGCCAATCAG CACTCCCTCAACATCCTGGGCCAGAAGGTGTCGATGCACTACAGCGACCCCAAGCCCAAGATCAATGAGGACTGGCTGTGCAATAAG TGTGGCGTCCAGAACTTCAAACGCCGAGAGAAGTGCTTCAAATGTGGCGTGCCCAAGTCAG AGGCAGAGCAGAAGCTGCCCCTCGGCACGAGACTGGATCAGCAGACACTGCCACTGGGTGGCCGGGAGCTGAGCCAGGGCCTGCTTCCCCTGCCGCAGCCCTACCAGGCCCAGGGAGTCCTGGCCTCCCAAGCCCTGTCACAAGGCTCAGAGCCAAGCTCAGAGAACGCCAATGACA CCATCATTTTGCGCAACCTGAACCCACACAGCACCATGGATTCCATCCTGGGGGCCCTGGCACCCTATGCAGTGCTGTCCTCCTCCAACGTGCGCGTCATAAAGGACAAGCAGACCCAACTGAACCGCGGCTTTGCCTTCATCCAGCTCTCCACCATCGTG GAGGCAGCCCAGCTGCTGCAGATCCTGCAAGCCCTGCACCCACCACTCACCATCGACGGCAAGACCATCAATGTTGAGTTTGCCAAGGGTTCTAAGAG GGACATGGCCTCCAATGAAGGCAGTCGCATCAGTGCTGCCTCTGTGGCCAGCACTGCCATTGCTGCGGCCCAGTGGGCCATCTCACAG GCCTCCCAAGGTGGGGAGGGTGCCTGGGCCACCTCCGAGGAGCCGCCGGTCGACTACAGCTACTACCAACAGGATGAGGGCTATGGCAACAGCCAGGGCACAGAGTCTTCCCTCTATGCCCATGGCTACCTCAAGGGCACCAAGGGCCCTGGCATCACTGGAACCAAAGGGGACCCCACCGGAGCGG gtcctgaggcctccctagagcCTGGGGCTGACTCTGTGTCGATGCAGGCTTTCTCTCGCGCCCAGCCTGGTGCTGCCCCTGGCATCTACCAACAATCAGCCGAGGCAAGCAGCAGCCAGGGCACTGCTGCCAACAGCCAG TCGTATACCATCATGTCACCCGCTGTGCTCAAATCTGAGCTCCAGAGCCCTACCCATCCTAGTTCTGCTCTCCCACCGGCCACCAGCCCCACTGCCCAGGAATCCTACAGCCAGTACC CTGTTCCCGATGTCTCCACCTACCAGTACGATGAGACCTCCGGCTACTACTATGACCCCCAGACCGGCCTCTACTATGACCCCAACTCCCAG TATTACTACAATGCTCAAAGCCAGCAGTACCTGTACTGGGATGGGGAGAGGCGGACCTATGTTCCCGCCCTGGAGCAGTCGGCTGATGGGCATAAGGAGACGGGGGCACCCTCGAAGGAGGgcaaagagaagaaggagaagcaCAAGACCAAGACAGCTCAACAG ATTGCCAAGGACATGGAACGCTGGGCCCGCagtctcaacaaacaaaaagaaaacttcaaaaatagtTTCCAGCCTATCAGCTCCCTGCGAGATGACGAGAGGCGGGAGTCGGCCACTGCAGATGCTGGCTATGCCATCCTCGAGAAGAAG GGAGCACTAGCCGAGAGACAGCACACCAGCATGGATCTCCCGAAATTGGCCAGTGACGACCGCCCA AGCCCTCCGAGAGGGCTGGTGGCAGCCTACAGCGGGGAGAGTGACAgtgaggaggagcaggagcgtggGGGCCCCGAGCGGGAGGAGAAGCTCACCGACTGGCAGAAGCTGGCCTGTCTGCTCTGCCGACGCCAGTTCCCCAGCAAAGAGGCGCTCATCCGGCACCAGCAGCTCTCAGGGCTCCACAAG CAAAACCTTGAGATTCACCGGCGAGCCCACTTGTCAGAAAACGAGCTAGAAGCACTAGAGAAGAATGACATGGAG CAAATGAAGTACCGGGACCGTGCAGCTGAACGCAGAGAGAAGTATGGCATCCCCGAGCCGCCAGAGCCCAAGAGGAGGAAGTACGGCGGCATATCCACAGCCTCCGT AGACTTCGAGCAGCCTACTCGGGACGGGCTGGGCAGTGACAACATTGGCAGTCGCATGCTCCAGGCCATGGGCTGGAAAGAGGGCAGCGGCCTGGGCCGCAAGAAGCAGGGCATTGTAACGCCCATCGAG GCCCAAACACGGGTGCGGGGCTCCGGCCTGGGTGCACGGGGCAGCTCCTACGGGGTCACCTCAACCGAGTCCTACAAGGAGACACTGCACAAGACAATGGTGACCCGCTTCAACGAGGCCCAGTGA